ggtgaaaaaaccgaacatagtactcacctttaaggtgagtactaagttcggtgTGTACTATGTTCCTTTTTCGAGTTGtacaccactttattttcgcgattacttttccttaaataatcaaaattataaattaaaacaaacttattcctgtaaagtcttgccaacatctagaggaacaagaaactgtgcataaattgagttaatttatctgatttatattgaactgttttaataaagtaaccgcgaaaatttcaacgcgaaaagcggacatagtacttaccttaaggtgagtattaagttcgagtttagccgctaaaacgtaattttttcacgattacttttctttaataatccattttaaggaatacaaactttgtgaaaatttgctttgggcttttccccatgaagttataataaaatttgcaacagatacgtataatttcatgcatttttcttactgatttagttttcactttagcgattttagcggttaaactcgaacttaatactcaccttaaaggtgagtattaagttcgagtttaagcctagtactacgatcgcggaataaatgcgaaatctttgttttgaatattttcaaatacatACAATCCTGGATTTTtcacacgaaaaaataggccggtatattatttcgcaaaaataagttaacatccctgggtttgagaccctatttacggagatagatgaagatattcgtttttcgcagaaacgaacttagtactaagcattagccgctaaaatcgccattttttcacgattacatttctatactaatattttttaaggaatacaaaatttgtgaacacttgctttgggctattccccatcaagttataataaaatctgcaagaaatatgtataattgtatgccttttttactgatttagttttcactttaaggtgagtactatgttcggttttttcaccaaaacactaaattaaaagtacaaaaatatttatgaagactattatatatttatcaagtcttatcaaataatgggtggaaaagatccaatgaattgattgataatcattttatatttctaaattaattaattaaggaaagtaaccgtgaaaaaagatggttttcagcttgaaaactgaacatagtactcagctttagtgaaaaaagtcgaacttagtacccaccttaaactcgaacttagtacccacctttaaggtgggtattaagttcgagtttaaggtgagtattaagttcgagtttagccgctaattttcactaaaggtgggtattaagttcgagtttagccgctaaaatcctcattttttcacgattacttttttttagtaatccattttaatgaatacaaactttgtgcaaatttactttgggatattccccatcaagttataatgaaatctgcaacaaatatgtataattttatgactttttactgatttagttttcactttagtgaaaattagctgctaaactcgaacttaatactcaccttaaaggtgagtactatgttcggtttttacaCCAaagcactaaattaaaagtacaaaaatatttatgaagactattatatttttatcaagtcttatcaaataatggatggaaaagatccaatgaattgattgataatcattttatatatctaaattaaataattaagaaaagtaaccgtgaaaaaagctggttttcagcttgaaaactgaacatagtactcagcttaaagtGAAAacgaaatcagtaaaaaaaaggcataaatttatacatatttgttgcagattttattataacttgatgaggAATTtcccaaagcaagttttcacaaagtttgtattccttaaaaaacattagtaaagtaatcgtgaaaagtggcgattttagcggctaaactaaaTATggtaacttaatacccacctttaaggtgagtattaagttcgagtttaaggtgagtattaagttcgagtttagccgctaaaatcgctaaagtgaaaactaaatcagaaagaaaaatgcatgaaattatacatatttgttgcaaattttattataacttgatggggaaaaccccaaagcaaattttcacaaagtttgtgttccttaaaatggattattaaagaaaagtaatcgtgaaaaaatgacgtttttagcggctaaactcgaacttaatacccacctttaaggtgagtactatgttcggttttttcaccaaaaaggccggtatgcacctctagcgaaaaatttcattcccataagaaatgcattgctatttatgctaacgaaattttcggtagcgttcaatttcgtaagctggtacgcacctctaatgaaaataacagggttgtcaaaagcatattttggcagcaaacatttaatttattacaatcatagtgtgcgtaaaagttttaaaaggtctgtaaataataaacactttatttgaggaatatttggaacatatattaacaatttttaaaagcgattagctggtttaaaatttgtatacacagccctgtttttttgttgtagacttaaataaatttttgctaccgaaaatttcgctagaggtgcataccggcctaaacaccaaagtacaaatatatttatgaagacgattatattttgatcgagtcttgccaaataatggatggaaaagatccaaggaattgattgcaaattattttatatttctaaattagttaattaaaaaaagtaaccgtgaaaacaagttggttttcagcttgaaaactgaacatagtactcagctttagccgctaaaatcgctaaagtgaaaactaaatcagtaagaaaaatgttcATGCATtacacatatttgttgcaaattttattataacatgatggggaaaagcccaaagcaaattttcacaaagtttgtattccttaaaatggattattaaagaaaagtaatcgtgaaaaaattacgtttttagcggctaaactcgaacttaatacctacctttaaggtgagtactaagttcgagttttttcactaaagtgaaaactaaatcagtaaaaaaggcataaaattatacatatttgttgcatattttattataacttgatggggaatagcccaaagcaagttttcaaaaagtttgtattccttaaaaagtattattagagaaaagtaatcgtgaaaaatggcgattttagcggctaaactcgaacttaatactcaccttaaactcgaacttaatactcacctttaaagctgagtactatgttcacttttcaagctgaaaaccagcttgttttcacggttactttttttaattaattaatatagaaatataaaattatttgcaaacaattccttggatcttttccatcctatatttggcaagacttgatcaaaatataatcgtcttcataaatatatttgtacttttaatttagtgttttggtgaaaaagccgaacatagtactcaccttaaggtgggtattaagttcgagtttaaggtgagtattaagttcgagtttagccgctaaaatcgccattttttcacgattacgtttctttaataaaactttttaaggaatacaaactctgtgaaaacttgctttgggctattccccatcaagttataataaaatctgcaacaaatatgtataatttcattcctttttttactgatttagttttcactttagtgaaaaaactcgaacttaatacccacctttagccgctaaaatcctcattttttcacgattacttttctttagtaatccattttaatgaatacaaactttgtgcaaatttactttgggatattccccatcaagttgtaatgaaatctgcaacaaatatgtataattttatgacttttttactgatttagttttcactttagtgaaaattagcggctaaactcgaacttaatactcacctttagccgctaaaatcttcattttttcaagattacttttctttaataatccattttaaagaatacaaactttgtgaaaatttgctctgggctattccccatcaatttataataaaatttgcaacaaatttgtataatattatgcctttttcttactgatttagttttacctatgaaaaatgctcatccttgtgtttgttgggaTCAGACAAGTTTAGCTGTTTTAATGCCGCTaccgttatgcgctttacagactatcagttattccggacggaatgtcggtgtttgtaaagaatcttacagtgtgtcggatcgatacgacttgtcggcgatgactaaataatcggtaaatgtgttatcgaccccataaacatgcagcagtatcgattatgccttcggacttaacttataatgtgcacaatatatgggatatgttcgacacgagcactgtcgtccggaataactgatagtctgtaaagcgcattagacaAGTGTATATGATCACTTCCATGTTTTTATCAGGTTTCATTGATATGTGGTAACCCTGTCGTAAAGTTATTAATCATTCGTTTAAACCATTTGCACTATTTTCAAGTTTCTTTGTGCATAATACTGGTAGTTTATTGTCTGTGAATTATTGTAAGGAAATGACATCACATGTACGTGCATTATATGAATTTTCTGGAGAACCTGGAACGTCTGAAATTTCGATAGCTGTGGGCGATATTTTGGAAGTAATTCGAACTGATGTCGGTGAAGGATGGTGGGAAGGTAAAAACTCAAGAGGTGATGTAGGTTTGTTTCCAGCGGCCTATGTGGAAGTTATGCCAATGGGCATAAATGACATAAAACAGCGGCAACATATCCAAGTTTCACAAAATGCTGTAGCATTCGAAAGTAACACGAACGCATCCAGATATGACTCAATGACTGATGACTTTAATGATGGCGATGACTGGGAAGATGATTGGGATGACGATACTTATTCAGAAATTGGACCAAGTAACAATAGTTCGAAGACAAATGAGAAGCATATTCAGCACTCATCAAGTAATTACGATAAAAATTTGCCTCCAACGCCCTCCGAGGACGTTCTTCAATCGACTTTCTTGCCAGGAAATAACAATACAGCAACACTTAAGAAGTCGGGCATGTTTGGGAAGAGTTCGGATTCGTTCATCCTTGGCCTTGGAAACAAAGATAAGCTACCAGAGAATGAACTAATTCACATAGTGCCTTGTGAGAACTTTTACCAGTGGCAACCGAATTATCAATCTTATTCTGTTGTTGTCGCCAGTCCTAAGaaagaaactaaatttaaaGGCATGAAGACATTTATAGCTTACCAGTTGACTCCAAGTTTCAACAATATATCAGTAAGTATAacttaaaatataaatcaaacattgataaaaaaatagaataaaattaagccattaaaattttcgagagaCAATGTACACTCATCGAAAAAATTATAACCGCAAAAAGCAGCTGCTGTCGTGTTTCCTACAGACCGACGAAAAAACGTAGACAGCGAAATTTAAAAGATCACCTTTTGCCCTGTGATATGTCGTATACTTCTTAACCCTTTGttgcatttaatttaatttgagcaagtataattttttgggtatgTATGACTTGGAGGTATGATactgaaaaccttttttcgttCAATTCTGATATGTATATAGCATATACCCAAATTCATGCAGATAATCAATGATGCTCACGATGTTATATCACacgcagagaaagaatatgcTTAGTTTAGGTATTGTGGCAGCCCTTTATACAAGACTCAGTCTAAGTGAACTTCTTCCTTATCAATGATTGCTGTCCGTCTCTATGTTTTGTacgatgacaagggacctactttttatagccgattccaaacggcgtttcacattaccatgaaggaatatgatcacatcaaacatgtttcaagagcagttGAAGCGTTTGAAAAATTCCTAAACACATAACTcaattttttgcgaaaattgatTTATACAAAGGATATAAGACCACCAAAACAtacatttaataaatattaagaATTTGTAACGTAACCATTATAAGGTAatgcatattaaaaaaatagataaactcaattttaaattttcaaaatctcgAATacaaaaccagggctgtggagtcgagccaattttgctcgactccgactccgactccagcatttttcatcagctcgactccgactccgactccggagtcgactccgggtaatataactaaatcgcattttagtaccactaatttgtagttctattgaggggatatatatggggtatatatatggatcgatataaagtatcgtatttatttatgtgtgcaagaaaggtcttaatttcgcatttataccaattaaactctttatttcaaatttagggcaatgtttaataaataaaataatgatataaatacccatcataatatgagaagataccgacagtatatgtatttgtggacgaaaattattataaagggttatattcccatatgcatgaatttgaatctgaatcgatttagacaaaattgtatatacttctagaaaatctctgtacctaaaatttaaatctaacgttatgagacgtaacacaattatagcaaaaaataaaaatgcaaagaaagtctaaagtcgggcgggccgattgtaacatactctgcacaactttgtatttagatcaacattttgataaaatctgaaatcagacttctacaaaatctcgtgcaatatttgggaaacattcataattttttatatagcaaaatttgagtcacttttaccatttagaaaatttagactacattttctataaaaataaaatgttgactaaatttcctatcgacataaaatgttgtataaattttgtataaaaaaatctatagtaacaaaattttggcacaattttctatggaaaaaaatttgaaaaaattattaatagaaattttggaaaattttttgtgtaaataaaattttgcacaattttctatagaagcaaaattttggctaaattttctatagaaataaatttttgacaaaattttctacataaaaatatttttatacccaccaccatagaatggtggcaggggtataataagtttgtcatgtcgaagatgagctagatcggtccaggttttgatatagctcccatatcaaccgatcgcccgatttggggtcttgggcttataaaaaccgtagtttttatccaatttgccagaaattggaaacctagaggtattctagggctataaggaggagtgctgaaaatggtgattatcggaccatgttttaatatagctcccatatagacagaactcccgattttatttcttgagcttctagaatccgtagtttttatccaatttgtctgaagttggaaatctagaggtattataggaccattacaaggcgtgccgaagatggtcactatcggacgaagttttgatatagcccccttttagaccgatgttacgagtttacttcttggacttctacaatccgtagtttttatccaatttgcctgaaatttgaaatctggaggtattctaggaccattaagaggtgtgccgaatatattgtgtatcggtccagtttttgatatagtccccttataaaccggccctccgttttggggtctatattctagaactacaatagatgtgctgaatactgtacgtatccttccatgtttttggcgtagccccattagtccgattgaccaaaatagacccaaaaaattattgaagttggtccgatggtcagaccaaatggaatttttctgcagaaataacatttggacaaaattttcatagaaataaaattttaacaaaattttcatagaaataaaattttaacaaaattttgtatagaaataagcttcttaaaaaattttgggatacaatattatgcaaaaattttgtacaaatttctgctaaatatgtaatagaaataaacttatggctaaattttttacagaaattaaattttggctaaattttcaatagaattaaactttggctacattttctatagaaattaaattttggctaaaatgaaatctattgaaataaaatttggaccaaattttctatagaaataaaacatggacaaaattttcgatagaaatagaatgaggtcaacattttatatagaaataaaattttgaaaaaattttctttcgaagaaaaattttagaaaaaatgtaacttttaaattattttaatttaaattagaaaactggtcccctggtacgaattttggaaaaatttggtccaaaataaaaattcgttgttgcaacgctggtaaggcctccatatagaccgatttcagatattgagggtacagaaggtgcatttaccataaatgtaaatttgccagatattacttctcgtaatcataaaacagttggtgtactatagattttagatttcaaatcaaggtattgtttcttaattttcttgcacatttacaggatatgtttatgattcctttaaaactcaaacaaaaatagttcttataaatccggaatctgataggtaaaatctttgcatttattttcgggatgcgaactggttaaactgatctgtcatcaaacccccatgaaattttctaaggaaattagtatatttgattcatggtggtgggtatttatgatttggcccgaacgaacatactgctgtatatacttgttttattttttattttctatagaaataaatgttgacttaattttctatagtaataatatttcgaataatttttttatagaaattaaattttgacaaaacattccatataaatacaatagtgacaaaattttctataaaaaacagctttgacaattttttctgtcatatgtgtgtaggtatatagccttaaaataaaattaaaaacaataaattcgaattatttcaaataaattgatatggggattaaaatggatcgatccagcccatttgctagtctaacattctaggaaacataaaatgatagccgtaattggaagttgatttttatttccaatcgtggtgtacattgatcgaatgcataacgcattggaaaccaatttgcgtaaaaacttgtttagttacaaaaacgtgaagtgttttaaaaaatttggtttagccggagtcggagtcgagcaaaatttttacgactccgactccgactccgactccagccaaatcttcagactccgactccaagactccgactccgactccgactccacagcaaaACAAAACTACGGTTAGTAGATAATAACCTAATAAGAAATGTTTCCAGACCGTAACACACATAAGCCTACCAAAACCCATAAGCATGCTTTCTTCGCCCGGCTCTAGAATACCGATTCCCCTACAGTATAATTTGAAATGCATTTGTTTCTACTACCCTCAATAGTGTTGCCCGAGAGGCAAATTGCTGttggataaaaaaaatctatttatatGGACAATATAGCTGGGAAATCGTATGGCGTTTTTCTTTTATGTATTGAAATAACTCTATGGCGTCCTCCATGTAATCATAGGCACTACGGCATGCTGTACCCAATATGAAAgcagatatttatttatttatttatttatttatatatttacaatcataatgaattatgaaaataaacaggtaatataggtgctaacaacataggttttcgacctgaattatGTATAAGTTCGGAGAAATTAGATTATGTAGATATTACGTTATTTTCGAAGAGAGAAGTTTAAATGAGATGATAGATGTTACAATGTTTTAGAAGGGTAAGTaagttttcaatgtttttagaagTGATTGTACATAGGAGTTGAGGAAGAACTTTGCCGCCGAATAGTATTTGCTCTGCTTCATTAATAGAGGAACAgtagaaaataatatggttgatATCAATTGGTTCGTTATGACATAGATGACATGTTTCAGACATTGATTGTTCGAAAATATGTTGATGAGTGATTAGAGTGTGTCCCAATCTTAATCTGATGTATTTCTGTAGATGAATTCTGGAAACGTCCTCGGGGAAAACGGGCGTAGATTTATTTGgatttatatatttgtaatagTGTTGATAATTATCCCATGAAACTATTTCCGATTGCTTCAGATAATCTCTTTCtgtttttttaatgtctttGATATTGAAGATGTTGTATCGAAAAACTGGTGCATAGGATGCAAATTTTGCGGCTTCATCAGCAATGGAGTTTCCATGTATTCCTATATGACCGGGAACCcacataattttaaattttgtatggtaTTTGATGAGAATATCTCTGATTTTATAGATGATGAAGCACTTATTCTTGACATTCCTTATACCGGTTACGGCCGATTTAGAATCTGTACATAGTAAGAATTTGCCACGACAGTTTTTGTACTTGTTGAGAGCCCAATATATTGCGGCTGATTCAGCCGCAAAAGTAGTAGAATTCTCATCAAGAATGGCAAGGAAATCGATATCTAGGTTTTGGTTTACTACGGCTAGAGAGGTGGAAGAAGTTGTTTTAGAACCGTCGGTGAATATAAAGTTCcattttttgtttctgtaggaagacgatatttcgtggaagatggacaaaattttttggtttggaGTGTATTGTTTAGAGAGCTCCATTAGGTCATCGACGAAACTGCTAGGTTTTAAATTCCAGGGAGGTTCTAATGGGTAATAAGCAGGTAGCGGTTTTGGATCTATGCCCATTTCAATTGCAAGTTTTGAGGCTAGATATAATGATGAAGGAAATCTTAGTGTTGTTAAAGTGTGAATATTCGATATCCGTTTGATAAGGTGTTGTTCCGCAGGGAATTTGTTATTAATGATTAAATTGGTCATTAGGCTTTTAAATCTGTGTTGCAAAGGCATTAAGCCAGCTTCagcaagtaaattttgtgtAGGGGTACATCTCATTGCACCCAGGGCTATTCTTATAGAAGAATAATAtgtcgaaaataatttttttagttgtgTCTTTGAGGTTTTTCCGTATATTACCAGACCATAGTCTATTTTTGATAATATAAGGCTCCGAGCAGTATTAAGTATTATGTTAGGGTGAGCATTACTCCTTTTTGATGTAAGACATTTTAAGATGTTGATGCGGGATTGTAGTGATATATTTAATTGGTCGATATGAGAGGACCATAAATGGTTTTGGTTAAATATT
This is a stretch of genomic DNA from Haematobia irritans isolate KBUSLIRL chromosome 4, ASM5000362v1, whole genome shotgun sequence. It encodes these proteins:
- the LOC142233025 gene encoding sorting nexin-33-like translates to MTSHVRALYEFSGEPGTSEISIAVGDILEVIRTDVGEGWWEGKNSRGDVGLFPAAYVEVMPMGINDIKQRQHIQVSQNAVAFESNTNASRYDSMTDDFNDGDDWEDDWDDDTYSEIGPSNNSSKTNEKHIQHSSSNYDKNLPPTPSEDVLQSTFLPGNNNTATLKKSGMFGKSSDSFILGLGNKDKLPENELIHIVPCENFYQWQPNYQSYSVVVASPKKETKFKGMKTFIAYQLTPSFNNISPLKFSRDNVHSSKKL